The proteins below come from a single Garra rufa chromosome 3, GarRuf1.0, whole genome shotgun sequence genomic window:
- the LOC141331636 gene encoding snaclec stejaggregin-A subunit beta-1-like, translated as MKAIVTVFLFLSLSGPNFSLYRKHSLVREKMTWNDAQTHCREYHDDLSTASKEEAQLLIINPEVNYDLFWIGLYMVSNNLNQWSWSGGEDQTIDYWDSGEPNSVAEECVAMRSNGKLHNTMCSWPLPFYCMDVYEPILVQQRKTWEEAHDYCIQNYIDLVSLRSPMKMEEVINKTITSQTVYVWTGLRFLAGHWFWADGKDFKYKAWSAEGELQCPARNLRCGALDRRTQIWQPKDCEEKLNFVCHRKP; from the coding sequence ATGAAGGCTATAGTCACTGTGTTTCTTTTTTTGAGTCTCTCTGGACCGAACTTTAGTCTCTACAGGAAACACTCTCTTGTGAGAGAAAAAATGACCTGGAACGATGCACAGACACACTGCAGAGAGTACCATGATGACCTGTCCACTGCCAGTAAAGAAGAGGCACAACTGCTCATCATAAATCCAGAAGTCAATTATGATCTTTTTTGGATAGGACTGTACATGGTTTCAAACAACTTAAATCAATGGAGTTGGTCTGGAGGTGAGGATCAAACAATTGACTACTGGGACTCTGGGGAACCGAACAGTGTCGCTGAAGAGTGTGTTGCAATGAGATCTAATGGTAAACTGCACAACACTATGTGCTCATGGCCTCTACCATTCTATTGTATGGATGTCTATGAGCCCATTTTGGTGCAGCAGCGTAAGACGTGGGAAGAAGCCCATGACTACTGCATCCAGAACTACATTGACCTGGTGAGTCTAAGGTCTCCGATGAAAATGGAAGAGGTGATAAATAAGACTATAACATCCCAGACAGTTTATGTGTGGACTGGTCTGCGCTTTTTGGCAGGTCATTGGTTTTGGGCTGATGGTAAAGATTTTAAATATAAAGCCTGGTCTGCCGAGGGGGAACTCCAGTGCCCTGCTAGAAACCTGCGCTGTGGAGCTCTGGATAGAAGAACACAAATTTGGCAACCCAAAGATTGTGAGGAGAAACTCAACTTTGTTTGCCATAGGAAGCCatga
- the LOC141331637 gene encoding snaclec stejaggregin-A subunit beta-1-like: MKAIVTVFLFLSLSGPNFSLYRKHSLVREKMTWNDAQTHCREYHDDLSTASKEEAQLLIINPEVNYDLFWIGLYMVSNNLNQWSWSGGEDQTIDYWDSGEPNSVAEECVAMRSNGKLHNTMCSWPLPFYCMDVYEPILVQQRKTWEEAHDYCIQNYIDLVSLRSPMKMEEVINKTITSQTVYVWTGLRFLAGHWFWADGKDFKYKAWSAEGELQCPARNLRCGALDRRTKIWQPKDCEEKLNFVCHRKP, encoded by the coding sequence ATGAAGGCTATAGTCACTGTGTTTCTTTTTTTGAGTCTCTCTGGACCGAACTTTAGTCTCTACAGGAAACACTCTCTTGTGAGAGAAAAAATGACCTGGAACGATGCACAGACACACTGCAGAGAGTACCATGATGACCTGTCCACTGCCAGTAAAGAAGAGGCACAACTGCTCATCATAAATCCAGAAGTCAATTATGATCTTTTTTGGATAGGACTGTACATGGTTTCAAACAACTTAAATCAATGGAGTTGGTCTGGAGGTGAGGATCAAACAATTGACTACTGGGACTCTGGGGAACCGAACAGTGTCGCTGAAGAGTGTGTTGCAATGAGATCTAATGGTAAACTGCACAACACTATGTGCTCATGGCCTCTACCATTCTATTGTATGGATGTCTATGAGCCCATTTTGGTGCAGCAGCGTAAGACGTGGGAAGAAGCCCATGACTACTGCATCCAGAACTACATTGACCTGGTGAGTCTAAGGTCTCCGATGAAAATGGAAGAGGTGATAAATAAGACTATAACATCCCAGACAGTTTATGTGTGGACTGGTCTGCGCTTTTTGGCAGGTCATTGGTTTTGGGCTGATGGTAAAGATTTTAAATATAAAGCCTGGTCTGCAGAGGGGGAACTCCAGTGCCCTGCTAGAAACCTGCGCTGTGGAGCTCTGGATAGAAGAACAAAAATTTGGCAACCCAAAGATTGTGAGGAGAAACTCAACTTTGTTTGTCATAGGAAGCCatga
- the LOC141331638 gene encoding snaclec stejaggregin-B subunit beta-2-like, with protein sequence MREYHDDLSTASKEEARVFSINPELNDDYFWIGLHMVSNSLDQWSWSGGEDQTIDYWDTGEPNSVAEECGVIIRSNVKLHNARCSWPLPFYCMDVYEPILVQQSKTWEEAHDYCIQNYIDLVSLRSPMKMEEVINKTITSQTVYVWTGLRFLAGHWFWADGRDLKYKAWSAEVELQCPAGNLRCGALDRRLNIWQPKDCEEKLNFICIRKL encoded by the exons ATGCG AGAGTACCATGATGACCTGTCCACTGCCAGTAAAGAAGAGGCACGAGTGTTCTCCATAAATCCAGAACTCAATGATGATTATTTTTGGATTGGACTGCACATGGTTTCAAACAGCTTAGATCAATGGAGTTGGTCTGGAGGTGAGGATCAAACAATTGACTATTGGGACACTGGGGAACCGAACAGTGTCGCTGAAGAGTGTGGCGTTATAATAAGATCTAATGTTAAACTGCACAACGCTAGGTGCTCTTGGCCTCTACCATTCTACTGTATGGATGTCTATGAGCCCATTCTGGTGCAGCAGAGTAAGACGTGGGAAGAAGCCCATGACTACTGCATCCAGAACTACATTGACCTGGTGAGTCTAAGGTCTCCGATGAAAATGGAAGAGGTGATAAATAAGACTATAACATCCCAGACAGTTTATGTGTGGACTGGTCTGCGCTTTTTGGCTGGTCATTGGTTTTGGGCTGATGGTAGAGATCTTAAATATAAAGCCTGGTCTGCAGAGGTGGAACTCCAGTGCCCTGCTGGAAACCTGCGCTGTGGAGCTCTGGATAGAAGATTGAATATTTGGCAACCCAAAGATTGTGAGGAGAAACTCAACTTTATTTGCATTAGGAAGTTATAA